In a single window of the Leptospira wolffii serovar Khorat str. Khorat-H2 genome:
- a CDS encoding PhoX family protein: protein MRLSRSDFLKYLGKGMIALAASRTIDLWAKDLPKSNSKKKPAVLPTEKISSAKIPGPNFKPVRPNTKDDLILPNGFTYDVIAIYGDRINPNGDTFGFAADFNCFFPFPKDKDSALLWTNHEYLNELEYYVNGYDFQAKGPNTRTPEQIQKYLYSLGGSVTHLRRKNGTWVLDPDSEYGRRIHGKTEFLLKGPASGSDAISGKTKAIGSFANCSGGKTYWDTVLSCEENFDGVVADCKLEDEREYGWIIEVDPFDPKSVPVKHTALGRFAHENAALTLSKNGKLVVYMGDDSKDQCVYKFVSEEKYDAKKGKDNSKLLEKGTLYVGNFEKCVWVPLDLEKNPHLKNAQASDGKPRFKDQGDVLVECREAAKVAGGTPMDRPEDLEVHPLDGSVFVAFTNNDKHGNFYGQIVRIKEEGSDAEADRFEFEVFVAGGGKSGFSSPDNLAFDSSGNLWMVTDMTTKLLGKSIFKKYGNNGMFFIPTSGPESGKAFQFASAPIGSELTGPWFSPEEDFLFLSVQHPGEDTKDYDLPTSRWPHLKKGDIPRPGVVAIRRV, encoded by the coding sequence ATGCGTCTGTCTCGATCGGATTTTCTAAAATATTTGGGCAAGGGAATGATCGCCCTTGCCGCCTCCAGAACGATCGATCTTTGGGCCAAGGATCTCCCCAAATCGAATTCTAAAAAAAAGCCCGCGGTTCTTCCTACGGAGAAGATCTCCTCTGCTAAGATTCCCGGTCCGAATTTCAAACCGGTTCGACCTAACACGAAAGACGATCTCATTTTGCCTAACGGCTTTACCTACGATGTAATCGCTATATACGGGGACAGGATTAATCCGAACGGGGACACTTTCGGATTCGCAGCCGATTTTAATTGCTTCTTTCCGTTTCCTAAAGACAAAGACTCGGCATTACTCTGGACTAATCACGAATATTTAAACGAATTAGAATATTATGTAAATGGATACGACTTCCAGGCCAAGGGTCCGAACACTAGGACTCCCGAGCAGATTCAAAAATATCTGTATTCTCTGGGAGGTTCGGTGACCCATCTCAGACGAAAGAATGGGACCTGGGTTTTGGATCCGGATTCCGAATACGGAAGGAGAATCCACGGTAAGACGGAGTTCCTACTGAAAGGTCCCGCTTCCGGATCCGATGCGATTAGCGGAAAGACCAAAGCGATCGGCAGCTTTGCGAATTGTTCCGGTGGGAAGACTTACTGGGATACCGTACTTTCCTGCGAAGAGAACTTCGACGGAGTAGTCGCGGATTGTAAATTGGAGGATGAGAGGGAATACGGATGGATCATAGAAGTGGATCCTTTCGACCCTAAATCCGTTCCGGTGAAGCATACCGCTTTAGGTAGGTTCGCGCATGAGAACGCCGCATTAACGCTTTCCAAAAACGGAAAATTGGTTGTCTATATGGGAGACGACTCCAAGGACCAATGCGTTTATAAATTCGTTTCCGAGGAAAAATACGACGCAAAGAAGGGCAAAGACAATTCCAAACTCTTGGAAAAGGGAACCCTATACGTTGGCAACTTCGAGAAATGCGTTTGGGTCCCTTTGGATCTGGAAAAAAATCCTCATCTAAAGAACGCGCAAGCCTCGGATGGGAAACCTAGATTTAAGGACCAAGGTGACGTTCTAGTGGAATGTAGGGAGGCCGCAAAGGTCGCAGGCGGGACTCCAATGGATAGACCCGAGGATCTGGAAGTCCATCCTTTGGATGGGAGCGTATTCGTTGCGTTCACCAATAACGATAAGCATGGGAATTTCTACGGACAAATCGTAAGAATCAAAGAAGAAGGTTCCGACGCGGAAGCCGATCGATTCGAGTTCGAGGTATTCGTAGCGGGCGGAGGAAAGAGCGGGTTCTCGTCTCCAGACAATCTGGCTTTCGATTCTTCCGGAAATCTTTGGATGGTGACGGATATGACCACCAAGCTTTTGGGAAAATCCATCTTTAAGAAATACGGCAATAACGGAATGTTTTTCATCCCGACAAGCGGGCCCGAGTCAGGAAAGGCGTTTCAATTCGCTTCGGCTCCTATAGGAAGCGAGCTTACGGGACCTTGGTTTTCTCCCGAGGAGGATTTTCTATTTTTATCCGTGCAACATCCCGGCGAAGACACGAAGGATTACGATCTTCCTACGAGTAGATGGCCGCACCTGAAAAAAGGGGATATCCCCAGGCCGGGCGTGGTCGCGATTCGAAGAGTTTAG
- a CDS encoding STAS domain-containing protein: MDSLKIIEQDAGHDIKIYLISGRLDESTFPTFKEKVLDAGHAGNTVLNLSDLKYVSSSGIRAIFELKNRLSQEGKKLLLTEAGEKVIQIFNLLGLWKPFSHFEKEEDAIAACLKH, encoded by the coding sequence ATGGATAGCTTGAAGATTATAGAGCAGGATGCCGGACACGATATTAAGATTTACTTAATATCCGGTCGTTTAGACGAGTCCACCTTTCCCACGTTTAAAGAGAAGGTATTGGATGCCGGTCATGCGGGCAATACGGTCCTGAACTTATCCGATCTGAAATACGTTTCCAGTTCGGGAATCCGTGCCATTTTCGAACTCAAGAATCGCCTCTCTCAGGAAGGCAAAAAGCTCCTACTTACCGAAGCGGGAGAGAAGGTGATACAAATCTTCAATCTTCTGGGACTCTGGAAACCCTTCTCTCATTTCGAAAAGGAAGAAGACGCGATCGCCGCCTGCTTAAAGCACTAA
- a CDS encoding SpoIIE family protein phosphatase: protein MSFRQKIFLILGASQLLLVLILAITFIQMIDRVKNEPQDKRALDRSLEFRKELKHKEEVIRLLLKEIERNPKTLSILENGLNNRGILQANLEYVKGIMSQYGLSIFEIHDSKGKVFFRFHRPADYGDDKSGQKIVQEALQGRIASTLEIGHSGLGLRVTAPLRNGGLMMVGQVVDDKFIQTITGSEDVHLAIYEKGKLISTSDQMIATFLKEKKPEEWSKNSRFTFQGRHFYLTEVPYENKGLSNLTLDFLLLIDETELYESTRNLWVYCGLIALAVFGGILFASYRFSRDIIDAVKALNFAMQNPSEDESKIVDLDRSDELGEMAEVFIQMKKDLLDHQMFLEKKVVEKTKELQETLDDLRALKEKQDGDYYLTSLLLRPLATTKYESPSTKIRGILKQKKTFTFRKRESDIGGDLVSVSEILLYGRKYLVIMNSDAMGKSIQGAGGALVMGTVFKAIVTRTQLSRTNQRKTPEKWLKDCYTELQNVFVTFDGTMLVSALICLLDEETGALYSFNAEHPNMVLFRDGKASFLDSEFALRKLGFSENTPEPLVRVDKLEPGDLIFLGSDGRDDILLNDPNFADPVMNEDENLFLRFVELSGGNLEDLERLISAAGEISDDLSLMSIGYKTVSESAPAKIVSEEYNRLIQIGIKEYKKGNSEKTKKAFLQALSIDDSDPALYKQLARISINAKDYESGAKYSEAYLARIPFDNEYIFYVSYCLRKTKDYWKSLEFSEKLRSREPENIRNLKHLVALYRLTGSRMKFKATMAVLKRLLADKDSETNSSSEPVLV, encoded by the coding sequence ATGAGTTTTAGACAAAAGATATTTTTAATACTAGGTGCAAGTCAGCTCCTTCTAGTTCTTATTCTTGCGATTACTTTCATCCAGATGATCGACCGGGTGAAAAACGAACCCCAAGACAAAAGGGCCTTGGACCGGTCCTTGGAGTTCCGGAAGGAACTCAAACATAAGGAAGAAGTGATTCGACTCCTGCTGAAAGAGATAGAAAGAAACCCGAAGACTCTTTCTATACTGGAAAACGGCCTGAATAATCGGGGGATTCTCCAAGCCAATTTGGAATACGTTAAGGGAATCATGAGCCAATACGGGCTTTCAATTTTCGAGATCCACGATTCCAAAGGAAAGGTGTTTTTCCGCTTCCATCGTCCTGCTGACTACGGAGACGACAAATCCGGACAAAAGATCGTTCAGGAAGCTCTACAAGGAAGAATTGCATCCACTCTGGAGATCGGTCATAGCGGTCTCGGCTTGAGGGTAACCGCTCCTCTCCGGAACGGAGGATTGATGATGGTGGGCCAGGTGGTCGACGATAAATTCATCCAAACCATCACCGGGTCGGAAGACGTGCATCTCGCCATCTACGAGAAAGGTAAACTAATCTCCACCTCGGATCAGATGATCGCCACCTTTCTAAAGGAGAAAAAACCGGAAGAATGGTCGAAAAATTCCAGATTCACCTTCCAAGGCAGACATTTCTATCTTACCGAAGTACCTTATGAGAATAAAGGCTTAAGCAATCTTACGTTGGACTTCCTACTTCTCATCGACGAAACCGAACTATACGAATCCACGCGTAATCTATGGGTCTATTGCGGACTCATCGCTCTCGCGGTCTTCGGAGGCATTCTTTTCGCTTCCTACCGATTCTCCCGGGATATCATAGACGCGGTCAAGGCTTTGAACTTCGCCATGCAGAATCCGAGCGAGGACGAATCCAAGATCGTGGATCTGGATCGCTCCGACGAGTTAGGAGAAATGGCGGAAGTGTTCATCCAGATGAAGAAGGATCTCTTGGACCACCAGATGTTTTTGGAGAAAAAGGTGGTGGAGAAGACGAAGGAACTCCAGGAAACTCTGGATGACCTGCGCGCCCTGAAGGAAAAACAGGACGGAGATTATTATCTCACTTCCCTGCTCCTACGTCCCTTAGCGACGACCAAGTACGAAAGCCCTTCCACTAAGATCAGAGGAATCCTGAAACAGAAGAAGACGTTCACCTTCCGTAAGAGAGAGTCGGATATCGGCGGGGACCTTGTCTCAGTCAGCGAAATCCTTCTCTACGGCAGGAAATATCTGGTCATCATGAACTCAGACGCAATGGGAAAATCCATCCAGGGCGCCGGCGGGGCCTTGGTTATGGGAACCGTTTTCAAAGCGATCGTAACCAGAACCCAGCTTTCCAGAACCAACCAAAGAAAGACTCCGGAAAAATGGTTAAAGGATTGTTATACGGAACTACAAAACGTTTTCGTAACATTCGACGGAACCATGCTAGTTTCCGCGTTGATCTGTCTATTGGACGAGGAAACGGGAGCTCTCTATTCCTTCAATGCGGAACACCCGAATATGGTTTTGTTCCGGGACGGAAAAGCCTCCTTCCTGGATTCCGAATTCGCTCTTCGCAAGTTGGGATTCTCTGAGAATACCCCCGAGCCTTTAGTAAGAGTGGATAAATTGGAGCCGGGAGATCTGATATTTTTGGGATCGGACGGAAGAGACGATATTCTGCTAAACGATCCGAACTTCGCGGATCCTGTGATGAACGAGGACGAAAATCTGTTCCTACGTTTCGTGGAACTATCCGGAGGAAATCTGGAGGATCTGGAGAGATTGATCTCCGCCGCAGGAGAGATCTCCGATGACCTTAGCCTTATGAGTATCGGATACAAGACTGTTTCGGAATCCGCACCGGCAAAGATCGTATCCGAAGAATACAACAGGCTCATTCAAATCGGAATCAAGGAATACAAGAAAGGAAACTCCGAAAAGACCAAGAAGGCGTTTTTACAGGCATTGTCCATCGACGATTCGGACCCGGCCCTTTATAAACAGTTGGCGAGGATCTCCATCAACGCCAAGGATTACGAATCGGGAGCGAAATATTCCGAAGCCTATTTGGCGAGAATTCCCTTCGACAACGAGTACATCTTCTACGTTTCCTATTGTCTTCGAAAAACCAAGGATTATTGGAAGTCTCTGGAATTCTCGGAGAAACTCAGATCCAGAGAACCGGAAAATATCCGTAATCTAAAGCATCTAGTGGCGTTGTACCGACTGACCGGAAGTAGGATGAAATTCAAGGCCACGATGGCCGTATTGAAGCGACTTTTGGCCGATAAAGATTCCGAAACAAACAGCAGTTCGGAGCCCGTATTGGTCTGA
- a CDS encoding ankyrin repeat domain-containing protein, with amino-acid sequence MKFISRHLGFLSVSLLLLFFGTSSLFAQPVHPKSAVGENLSGIKKRAELPAPKISGSGLKAVAIVGEVDGNDGPKTREYVTNMKSLVKVLADRGVSVSEFYPPNNPWSEIRSASKNSNFILYAGHGVGTNLDNPPYDQKTVGGFYLGKEFVSNEQISSGLKPAPDAVVLFLGACFTAGNMAYDMGVIRDEEAKKRISMYSAPFLGTGYKGYFATWAPWTAQTILALIFTQKNFGEIYLSQTNPKEVTKLSHPTNSGSELFYHTKPPTLKPVYDYAFAGDPNTILGSSSPQNSEDPKPSISEEEKQAQNRILISSLYAKDEEKSLKALSAGADPNADYMGWKPIHLAIVFDLPNVVKDLVKRNASINAQAEGYTPLTLALAYEKKDIAEFLESQGGTRSRAAFKKPNIPNPRK; translated from the coding sequence ATGAAATTTATTTCCAGGCATTTAGGATTCCTTTCCGTTTCGCTTCTACTTCTCTTCTTCGGGACCTCTTCTTTGTTCGCCCAGCCGGTCCACCCCAAATCCGCAGTGGGAGAAAATCTCTCCGGAATCAAAAAGAGGGCGGAACTTCCGGCTCCTAAGATTTCCGGGTCCGGACTCAAAGCGGTAGCTATCGTGGGAGAAGTGGACGGAAACGACGGTCCTAAGACCAGGGAATATGTGACTAATATGAAAAGTCTAGTCAAGGTCCTCGCCGATCGAGGAGTAAGCGTATCCGAATTCTATCCACCGAATAATCCTTGGTCCGAAATCCGCAGTGCATCAAAGAATTCTAATTTTATTCTGTATGCAGGCCATGGAGTGGGCACCAATTTGGACAATCCGCCTTACGATCAAAAAACTGTAGGAGGATTTTATCTCGGAAAGGAATTCGTGTCCAACGAACAGATTTCCTCCGGATTGAAACCGGCCCCCGATGCCGTGGTTCTTTTTCTGGGAGCCTGCTTCACCGCGGGTAATATGGCCTACGATATGGGAGTCATCCGGGACGAGGAAGCCAAGAAAAGAATCTCTATGTATTCCGCTCCGTTTTTGGGAACCGGATACAAGGGTTATTTCGCCACCTGGGCACCCTGGACCGCTCAGACGATTTTGGCGCTTATCTTCACTCAAAAGAATTTCGGAGAAATCTATCTGAGCCAAACGAATCCTAAGGAAGTAACCAAGCTATCTCATCCTACAAACTCGGGCTCCGAGTTGTTCTATCATACCAAACCCCCTACACTCAAGCCGGTTTACGATTATGCTTTTGCCGGAGATCCGAATACGATTTTAGGATCCTCTTCTCCTCAAAATTCGGAGGATCCTAAGCCTTCCATTTCGGAAGAAGAGAAGCAGGCGCAGAATAGAATCCTAATCTCAAGCCTTTACGCTAAGGACGAGGAAAAATCCCTGAAGGCTTTATCGGCAGGAGCGGATCCGAACGCGGATTATATGGGATGGAAACCGATTCATCTTGCGATCGTATTCGATTTACCGAATGTAGTCAAAGATCTTGTAAAGAGAAACGCCTCCATAAACGCACAGGCGGAAGGATACACTCCTTTAACACTAGCTCTAGCTTACGAAAAAAAGGACATCGCTGAATTTTTGGAGAGCCAAGGCGGCACTCGTAGTCGGGCGGCATTCAAAAAACCGAACATTCCGAACCCAAGGAAATAA
- a CDS encoding acyl-CoA desaturase — MAIILSFFAAHWFLAAFVQSFYLHRYSAHQMFKLNKFWEKFFYLFTFVVQGSSYLNPRAYAILHRRHHAYSDTAKDPHSPVASKGFFDMMWTTAVVYEDILNRKEEVEKEFRGNYPEMPGFDRFADAWFVRLFFGTSYTLFYMAFVPAGAEWLYALLPIHYLMGPTHGAIVNWCGHMYGYRNHDKNPDNSKNTLAVDFLILGELYQNNHHAHPNSPNFAFRWFELDLTYQVMKVLHFLGIIRIQRAVWTEKGRKELPGTAPSPLADVA; from the coding sequence ATGGCAATCATCCTAAGTTTCTTTGCGGCGCATTGGTTTTTAGCCGCATTTGTTCAGTCGTTTTATTTGCATCGTTATTCCGCTCACCAGATGTTCAAACTCAATAAATTCTGGGAAAAGTTCTTCTATCTTTTCACATTCGTAGTACAAGGTTCTTCCTACTTGAACCCTCGCGCTTATGCGATTCTGCACCGCAGACACCACGCTTATAGCGATACCGCAAAAGATCCGCATTCTCCAGTGGCTTCCAAAGGTTTCTTCGATATGATGTGGACCACCGCCGTGGTTTACGAGGATATCCTCAATCGCAAAGAGGAAGTGGAGAAAGAGTTCAGAGGAAATTATCCGGAGATGCCTGGATTCGATCGTTTTGCGGACGCTTGGTTCGTACGTTTGTTCTTCGGTACTTCCTACACTCTATTCTATATGGCTTTTGTTCCTGCGGGTGCGGAATGGCTTTATGCCCTACTCCCGATCCATTACCTTATGGGACCGACTCACGGAGCGATCGTAAACTGGTGCGGCCATATGTACGGTTATCGTAACCACGATAAGAATCCCGACAATTCCAAGAATACTCTTGCGGTAGACTTCTTGATCCTGGGAGAATTGTATCAGAACAACCACCACGCCCATCCGAACTCTCCGAACTTCGCATTTCGTTGGTTCGAGTTGGACCTAACCTATCAAGTGATGAAAGTCCTGCATTTTCTGGGGATTATCCGTATACAAAGGGCGGTTTGGACCGAAAAAGGAAGGAAAGAACTTCCCGGCACCGCTCCTTCTCCCCTTGCAGACGTAGCTTAA
- a CDS encoding protein meaA, translated as MEKKDHILYDKAGNPTKEAAWIFRTYAGHTNAKESNELFRKNLAKGQTGLSIAFDLPTQCGYSSDHAIARPEIGKVGVPINTLEDFRILFDQIPIEEMNTSMTINGTSMWLLSLYVALAEERGEDVSKLQGTTQNDIIKEYLARGTYIFPPEHSIRIIVDMYEYCLKRIPKWNPSNICSYHLQEAGATPVQELAFALATGMAILDAVKDRNCFTHDEFEQCVGRISFFVNAGIRFIEEMCKMRAFSDMWEDITKDTYEVKSEKYRRFRYGVQVNSLGLTEEQPENNAWRILIEALGVTLSKDARCRALQLPAWNEALSLPRPWDQQWSLRLQQVLAYETDLLEYPDLFEGSKVVESKVKDLVENAKKEIAKIKEMGGAIKAIENGYMKSQLVKSQAERLAKINNDELIIVGKNKWKEGIPSPLTNDPDGGIFKVDPKSAEQTLKVLADVKSRRDAKKVEESLARLEDDARNGKNLMFASVECAKALVSTGEWADTLRKVFGEYRPATGVEGQKLNLESDKVVNVRAKVEKYLKANGARPKIVVGKPGLDGHSNGAEMIAVSAKHAGFDVIYSGIRLTPEEIVQSAVEENANVIGVSILSGSHIELAEQIFAELKHYKADIPVVFGGIIPQPDFQRLQQIGVKAIFTPKDYDLMDVMDRIIDIVSKAPIAV; from the coding sequence ATGGAAAAAAAAGACCATATCCTTTACGATAAGGCTGGAAACCCCACAAAAGAAGCGGCTTGGATCTTCCGAACCTACGCGGGACATACGAACGCGAAGGAATCCAACGAACTCTTCCGCAAAAATTTGGCAAAAGGCCAGACAGGCTTGTCCATCGCCTTCGATCTTCCCACCCAATGCGGTTATAGCTCCGATCACGCAATCGCGAGACCCGAAATCGGAAAAGTAGGAGTTCCTATCAATACTCTGGAAGATTTCCGAATCCTCTTTGATCAGATCCCGATCGAAGAGATGAATACCTCCATGACCATCAACGGTACTTCCATGTGGCTTCTTTCCCTTTATGTAGCCCTCGCCGAAGAAAGAGGAGAAGACGTTTCCAAACTCCAGGGAACCACCCAAAACGACATAATCAAAGAATACCTGGCTCGGGGAACCTATATTTTCCCGCCCGAGCATTCCATCCGAATTATCGTGGATATGTACGAATATTGCCTAAAGAGGATTCCAAAATGGAACCCCTCCAATATTTGTTCCTACCATCTCCAAGAAGCGGGAGCCACTCCCGTGCAAGAGTTGGCTTTTGCCCTAGCCACAGGCATGGCGATCCTGGACGCGGTTAAAGATAGAAATTGTTTCACTCACGATGAATTCGAGCAATGCGTAGGTAGGATCTCCTTCTTCGTAAACGCGGGAATCCGATTCATCGAAGAAATGTGCAAGATGCGTGCATTCTCCGATATGTGGGAAGACATCACCAAAGATACTTACGAGGTCAAAAGCGAGAAATACCGCCGTTTCCGATACGGAGTACAGGTGAACTCTTTGGGACTTACCGAAGAGCAACCGGAGAACAACGCTTGGAGAATTCTCATCGAAGCCTTGGGAGTGACCTTAAGCAAGGATGCAAGATGCCGAGCATTGCAGCTTCCGGCGTGGAACGAAGCACTTTCATTACCTCGCCCTTGGGACCAACAATGGTCTCTTCGTCTCCAACAGGTCCTCGCTTACGAAACCGATCTACTAGAATACCCGGATCTTTTCGAAGGCTCCAAAGTAGTGGAAAGCAAAGTAAAAGATCTGGTCGAGAATGCCAAGAAAGAGATCGCAAAGATCAAGGAAATGGGCGGAGCCATCAAGGCGATCGAGAACGGATACATGAAATCCCAGCTCGTAAAATCCCAAGCGGAACGCCTTGCCAAGATCAATAACGACGAACTTATCATCGTAGGTAAGAATAAATGGAAAGAAGGTATCCCCTCCCCTCTTACCAACGATCCGGACGGAGGGATCTTCAAAGTAGATCCTAAGTCCGCGGAGCAAACTCTGAAAGTTTTGGCCGACGTTAAATCCAGACGAGATGCCAAGAAAGTTGAGGAAAGCCTCGCCCGACTCGAAGACGATGCAAGAAACGGAAAGAACCTAATGTTCGCTTCCGTAGAATGCGCCAAGGCATTGGTCTCCACGGGAGAATGGGCCGATACGCTTCGCAAAGTATTCGGAGAATACCGTCCGGCAACCGGAGTGGAAGGACAAAAACTGAATCTGGAGTCCGACAAAGTGGTTAACGTCCGCGCCAAGGTGGAGAAATACCTGAAGGCAAACGGAGCGAGACCTAAAATCGTAGTCGGCAAACCCGGTTTAGACGGTCATTCCAACGGCGCAGAAATGATCGCTGTTTCCGCGAAGCATGCAGGATTCGACGTGATTTACTCCGGAATCCGTCTTACTCCGGAGGAAATCGTACAATCCGCAGTCGAAGAAAATGCGAACGTGATCGGGGTATCCATTCTTTCCGGATCCCATATCGAACTCGCAGAGCAAATCTTCGCGGAATTGAAGCATTATAAAGCGGATATCCCCGTAGTATTCGGAGGAATTATTCCTCAACCGGACTTCCAAAGATTGCAACAGATCGGAGTCAAAGCGATTTTCACTCCTAAAGATTACGATCTAATGGATGTAATGGATCGAATCATCGATATCGTATCCAAGGCGCCGATCGCCGTATAA
- a CDS encoding LAO/AO transport system ATPase, whose protein sequence is MAARLAQEELKELIREASLGEKYPLAKLISELEKPNSFEFRKILFRELREAGFSGGKSLTVGFTGTPGAGKSSLLGEISTEFLAHQEKKKMAIVAIDPSSHISGGSLLGDRTRLSLPTREKRIFFRSQPSQLELGGLNPYTYHVIRLLRCFFDLVFVETVGIGQNEIEVSKLSDLSFLVMVPLGGDQIQFMKSGIMEVPNAFILNKCDEESLARASFHTLSTTLEFLKEIVPGGKIPPIFLTSVKTKKGIKELLEFIVSQKPDPERRNETDLQLRKWVKGEYGNFGLGVLEELGLKSGETFENLEETFSAAVKKKFR, encoded by the coding sequence ATGGCGGCAAGGCTTGCCCAGGAAGAATTAAAAGAACTGATTCGAGAGGCTTCCCTGGGAGAGAAATATCCTCTCGCCAAGCTGATCAGCGAACTAGAGAAACCGAATTCCTTCGAATTCCGTAAGATCCTATTCCGAGAATTACGCGAAGCAGGATTCTCTGGAGGCAAATCCTTAACCGTAGGTTTTACGGGAACTCCCGGGGCGGGCAAGTCCTCGCTTCTAGGAGAAATCTCCACCGAGTTTCTCGCCCACCAAGAAAAAAAGAAGATGGCCATAGTCGCCATAGATCCGTCCAGTCATATCAGCGGGGGCTCTCTTCTCGGAGACAGAACTCGCCTATCTCTGCCCACTCGAGAGAAAAGGATCTTCTTCCGTTCTCAACCTAGTCAATTGGAGCTAGGAGGACTAAATCCTTACACATACCATGTGATCCGGTTGCTACGCTGCTTTTTCGATTTGGTCTTCGTGGAAACTGTTGGAATCGGCCAAAATGAAATCGAGGTTTCCAAACTCTCGGATCTTTCCTTCTTAGTAATGGTCCCTCTCGGAGGAGACCAAATCCAATTCATGAAGAGCGGGATTATGGAAGTCCCCAACGCATTCATATTAAATAAATGCGATGAAGAATCGCTCGCTCGTGCCAGTTTTCATACCCTTTCCACTACCTTGGAATTCCTGAAAGAAATCGTCCCGGGAGGAAAAATTCCCCCCATCTTCCTGACTAGCGTAAAGACAAAGAAGGGAATCAAAGAACTTCTGGAATTCATCGTTTCCCAAAAACCGGATCCGGAAAGACGAAACGAAACCGATCTCCAGCTTAGAAAATGGGTCAAGGGAGAATACGGGAATTTCGGGTTAGGCGTCTTAGAAGAGCTTGGACTAAAAAGCGGAGAGACCTTCGAGAATCTGGAAGAAACTTTCTCTGCCGCAGTCAAAAAGAAATTCAGATAA
- a CDS encoding NAD+/NADH kinase translates to MPSEMRKKPESVLVVIKRTKYELEVDAYGNLEEFKRIASIQNDSFSRIYSSHERQLQSREELKALFPKGVFVFREELDSLDISAFDLVIALGGDNHFTYVAHHALENLVLGCNSDPKTSVGALLSFHTSDIAKAVSENWAGIEIEEWPRIDVRIEYPDGSEIKTFQGISEISIRNNSPDLTSRFLISHEGITEEQKCSGLLVYTGAGSTGWVMSCENRDVSFDKQEPYFKVYCRELRKKENQKYKLDHFTVRDSFRLISEMRGGISIDSLAERIYDFPPGAKADFSVSPERLRVVVKKNG, encoded by the coding sequence ATGCCCTCGGAAATGCGAAAAAAACCCGAATCCGTACTCGTAGTCATCAAGAGAACCAAATACGAATTGGAGGTGGATGCCTACGGGAACCTCGAGGAATTCAAAAGAATCGCCTCTATCCAAAACGATTCCTTCTCCAGAATCTATAGTTCCCACGAAAGACAGCTTCAAAGCAGGGAAGAATTGAAAGCGCTCTTTCCGAAAGGAGTCTTCGTCTTCCGGGAAGAATTGGACTCCTTGGATATTTCCGCATTCGATCTGGTGATCGCTTTAGGCGGAGACAATCACTTTACCTATGTGGCTCACCATGCACTGGAAAATCTGGTTTTAGGATGCAACTCGGATCCTAAAACCTCCGTCGGCGCCCTACTCTCCTTTCATACTTCGGATATCGCCAAAGCGGTCTCCGAGAACTGGGCGGGAATCGAAATAGAAGAATGGCCCAGAATAGACGTCCGAATAGAATACCCTGACGGGAGCGAGATTAAAACCTTCCAAGGAATCAGCGAGATCTCTATTAGGAACAATAGCCCGGATCTCACGAGTCGGTTTCTTATTTCCCACGAAGGAATCACCGAAGAGCAGAAATGCTCGGGACTTTTGGTCTATACGGGTGCCGGGTCCACTGGTTGGGTTATGTCTTGCGAAAACAGAGACGTAAGCTTTGACAAGCAGGAGCCCTATTTCAAAGTGTACTGTAGGGAATTACGCAAGAAGGAAAACCAAAAATATAAATTGGATCACTTCACTGTGCGGGATTCGTTTCGTCTAATCTCGGAAATGCGAGGGGGAATCTCCATAGATTCCTTGGCCGAAAGAATCTACGATTTTCCTCCCGGGGCGAAGGCGGATTTCTCGGTTTCTCCGGAACGGTTACGGGTGGTAGTTAAGAAGAATGGATAG